A window from Bufo bufo chromosome 1, aBufBuf1.1, whole genome shotgun sequence encodes these proteins:
- the ERRFI1 gene encoding ERBB receptor feedback inhibitor 1, giving the protein MTTAGLASQDVSLKNSFMHSAQGLMCGKSCWANHNEYENTFYGMDSMPYVIKSSAQQQTSCIGQHSRSATVNGHCCSENCMKKSNFLHLGMPIIEHSTNCEDDQVVPSFKKLSMNGVVERTPPSTPVKSGPPQFYAIPSSDRSSRPLPPLPISEDHSLDEADSEVEFLTSSETDLLIQDGRPLAFKYGVPSRRSFRGCGQINYAYFESVSAPKKADEIPTCQENGCVQNIKPQKPEQCHRRLRRSHSGPAGSYNKPTIRIHANRTSPNSDEDKPEVPPRIPIPPRPIKPDYRRWSAEVSSNTYSDEDRPPKVPPREPLSRSNSRTPSPKSLPSYLNGVMPPTQSFAPDPKYVSSKALQRQNSEGSTNKIPCILPIIENGKKASSTHYYLLPEKPSYLYRYEKYFTESKDACSESWSSDSSLSSASTKPDAKAKLDNSHTKRKNFQDVVSL; this is encoded by the exons ATGACAACAGCTGGGCTTGCATCTCAAGACGTTTCATTGAAAAACAGCTTTATGCACAGTGCACAGGGTTTAATGTGCGGCAAATCATGTTGGGCAAATCATAACGAGTATGAAAA tacattcTATGGGATGGATTCTATGCCCTATGTTATAAAATCTTCCGCTCAACAGCAAACTTCCTGTATTG GTCAACATTCTAGGTCAGCCACCGTGAATGGACATTGCTGCTCTGAAAACTGCATGAAGAAATCTAACTTTCTTCATCTTGGAATGCCTATCATAGAACATTCTACAAACTGTGAAGATGACCAAGTTGTTCCCTCCTTTAAGAAACTGTCAATGAATGGCGTGGTGGAAAGGACCCCTCCTTCAACGCCTGTCAAAAGTGGGCCACCACAATTTTATGCAATTCCGTCTAGTGATCGGAGCTCTAGGCCTTTACCGCCTCTACCAATTTCGGAAGATCATTCTTTAGATGAGGCAGATAGTGAAGTTGAATTTCTTACAAGTTCCGAGACTGACTTGCTCATACAAGATGGAAGACCTTTGGCATTTAAATATGGTGTTCCAAGCAGACGAAGCTTCAGGGGATGTGGGCAGATCAATTATGCCTATTTTGAGTCAGTATCTGCACCCAAAAAAGCAGATGAAATCCCAACATGTCAAGAGAATGGATGTGTACAAAACATAAAACCTCAGAAACCTGAACAATGTCACAGGAGACTAAGAAGGTCTCATTCTGGGCCAGCTGGATCATATAATAAACCTACTATTCGGATACATGCAAACAGGACTTCTCCTAATTCAGATGAAGACAAACCTGAAGTTCCACCTAGGATTCCAATACCTCCTAGGCCAATAAAGCCAGATTACAGAAGGTGGTCAGCAGAAGTTTCCTCAAACACATATAGTGATGAGGACCGACCTCCGAAGGTACCACCAAGGGAACCTTTGTCCAGGAGCAACTCTCGTACACCAAGCCCAAAGAGTCTGCCTTCATACCTCAACGGTGTAATGCCCCCAACTCAGAGTTTTGCACCAGACCCAAAATATGTTAGCAGTAAAGCTCTTCAAAGACAAAACAGTGAAGGCTCTACCAATAAGATCCCTTGTATTTTGCCTATTATAGAAAATGGAAAGAAGGCCAGTTCAACACATTATTATCTTTTACCAGAGAAGCCCTCATACCTTTATCGATATGAAAAGTATTTCACAGAATCTAAAGACGCTTGCTCTGAATCATGGTCTAGTGACAGTAGCCTATCTTCAGCTTCTACAAAGCCAGATGCCAAGGCTAAATTGGACAATAGCCATACCAAGCGTAAAAACTTTCAGGATGTAGTTTCTCTGTAA